The Stigmatella aurantiaca DW4/3-1 genome contains the following window.
GCACCGTGGCCTTCGACCGCTACCTCCAATCCCGCGGGAAGATTCGCCCCGGCTACCACCTGTCCCACTTCCTGTCCTCGCACGACGTGCCCGGGGCCCTGTTCCAGCTGGGCGGGGACAAGGTCCGCTTCCAGTTGGCGGCGGTCCTCCAGCTCACCACCGCGGGCATCCCCACCATCTATTATGGTGAGGAGGTGGCGCGCCCGGGCGGCGACTGGCCCGCCAACCGCGACGACATGCCGTGGGGCGCGCGCGACGTGAAGCCCGGCGCCGGCAAGCCCCGCGACGAGGCCCTGCGCAAGACGTACCAGAAGCTCATCTCGATTCGCCGTGCGCACCCGGCGCTCTCGCGCGGCACGCACCGAGGGCTGTCCACCGACGGCGACCTGTACGTTTTCTTGCGCCATGACGCGGCGTCCGGGGACGCGGTGATGGTGGCCGTCAACCGCGGGCAGACACCGGCCTCCGTCTCCCTGCCATGGCCGGAAGCCTGGGGAACCCCGGCGGCGGAGGACCTGCTGAACGGGGGCCGGTTGGAAGGGCCTACCTTGGAGCTCGCCGTTGAGCCACTCTCGGCGCGTATCCTGGGCAAACCGGGCTAAGAGGCCCTGGAAACAACGCAAACCCACAGACACCTGAGCACAGGGAAGAGGGCCGGATGGCCGAGGTAACGTTCAAGAACGTGGCGAAGCGGTACGGCGCTGTGTCCATCATCGAGGGGCTCAACCTCGACATCCAGGACCATGAGTTCCTGGTGCTCGTGGGGCCCTCTGGCTGCGGTAAATCCACCGCGCTGCGGATGATCGCCGGCCTGGAGGAGATCTCCGGCGGCACCGTCTCCATCGGCGGCCGCGTGGTGAACGAGCTCCCGCCCAAGGAGCGCGACGTGGCGATGGTGTTCCAGAACTACGCGCTCTATCCGCACATGTCCGTGCGGGAGAACCTCGAGTTCGGCCTGAAGATCCGCAAGACGCCGCGCCCGGAGATGGACAAGCTGGTGAACGAGGCGGCCGAGGTGCTGGCCATCACCCACCTCCTGGACCGCAAGCCCAAACAGCTGTCCGGTGGCCAGCGCCAGCGCGTGGCCCTGGGCCGCGCCATCGTGCGCAAGCCGGCCGTGTTCCTCTTCGACGAGCCGCTGTCCAACCTGGACGCCAAGCTGCGCGTGGCCATGCGCGCGGAGATCAAAAAGCTCCAGCAGCGCCTGCGCGTGACGAGCGTCTACGTGACGCACGATCAGATCGAAGCGATGACGATGGGCCACCGCATCGCGGTGATGAAGGATGGCAAGCTGCAACAGCTCGGCACGCCGCTGGAGGTGTACGAGCGCCCCGCCAACGTCTTCGTCGCCCAGTTCATCGGCACCCCGCCGATGAACTTCCTGGACGCCACCCTGGACGCCCAGGCCACCACGCTGGTCGGAGAGGGCTTCAGCCTGCCGGTGCCCCAGAGCCTGCGCCCGGTGACCGCGGGCAAGGGCAACCTCAAGGTGAAGGTGGGCATCCGCCCCGACAACCTGCTCGCCCCCGGGCTGACCACGCGCGGCGAGACGGCCCCCCTCCAGACGAAGGTGGAGATCGTCGAGCCCCTGGGCAACGAGATCATCGTCCACTCCAGCCAGGGCACCAACGCCCTCGTCTACCGGCTCCCCCCGACGCAGACGCCCGAGCCCGGCAACACGCTGGCGGTGGGCGTGGAGCTGGACGCGCTGCACCTCTTCGACGCCCAAACCGAGCAACGCCTTACCGCCTGATTCCTGGAGCCCTCCATGAAGACCCTGAGATTGCTGACCGCGGCCGTCTGTCTTTGCGTGCTCGGCCTGCTGCCCCTGTCCGCCTCCGCCGCCGAGTTGGTCCTCTGGCACTCCTACCGCGCCGAGGAGAAGGCGGCGATGGACAAGCTGGTGGCCCAGTACAACGCGGCCAACGCCGCCAAGGGGGTGAAGGTGACGGCACTGGCGGTGCCGTATGACGCCTTCGCCGACAAGATCACCGCCACCGTGCCGCGCGGCAAGGGGCCGGACCTCTTCATCTTCGCGCAGGACCGGCTGGGCGGCTGGATCGAAGCGGGCAACACCATCGAGCCCATCGACTTCTTCGTGGACGACGCGCTGAAGAAGCGCTTCATCCCCACCACCCTGGATGCGATGACGTACCGGGGCACCGTGTACGGCCTGCCGCTGAACTACAAGGTCACCACGCTCATCTACAACAAGAAGCTGGTACCCACCCCGCCCAAGACGTCCGGCGAGATGGTGCAGATCGCCAAGAAGATCACCGACAAGGGCGCCGGCAAGTTCGGCCTCGCGTATGCCTATGGCGACTTCTACTACCACGCGGCGGTGATGAACGGCTTCGGCGGCGGCGTGTTCGACGCCAAGTTCACCCCCACCATGAACTCGCCGCAGAACGTGAAGTCGATCGAGCTGCTGCTGAAGTGGATCGACAAGGATGGAATCCTGCCGGCCGAGCCCTCCACGGCCCTGGTCACCTCGCTCTTCAACGAGGGCAAGACGGGCATGGTCATCTCCGGCCCCTGGTTCCTGGGAGAGATCGCCAAGGGCATCAGCTACGGCCTGGCGCCGCTGCCCACGCTGGACGAGGCGGGCGGCAAGCCCATGCGCCCGTGGATGACGGTGGAAGGCGTGTATGTGACGGCGCCCTCGCAGAACAAGGAAGCCGCCTTCGACTTCGCCAAGTTCCTCACCGATGACGCGTCCGCCAAGGTGCTGGCGCTCGAGGGCCGCCAGAGCCCCGGCAACGCCCAGGTGTACACCGACGCGGAGGTCGCCAAGGATCCGCTGCTCAAGGCGTTCCGGGATCAGGTGGACACGGCGGTGCCCATGCCCAACGCGCCGGAGATGTCGATGGTGTGGTCGCCGGCCACCAGCGCGATGAACTCCATGCTCAAGAAGACCGCCACGCCGAAGGCCGGGCTGGACACCGCGCAGAAGGCCATCGCCAAGGACATCGCCGGGCTGCGGAAGAAGTGAACACCGCCGCGCCCCAGGGGGGGCCTCCCGAGAGGCTCCCCCCCTCCCCTGCTTTCCCCCATGCCGTGGGCCCTGACTTGAATCCTCCCGAGAAGACTTCCCCCGGCTTGCGCCGGCCCCGCGTGCTCGTGGGGCTTGCCCTGGCGCTGGGCCTGGGGCTGTTCGTTGCCCACGGACTGTTGGCCCGGGCCCGGGAGGATGCCTCGCTCGAACAGGTGCAGCGCCGGGCGCTCATCTCCCTGCACGCACTGGCGGAGCTGGTGCAGCGGGCGGGCGGAAGTGGGGATGGGGTGCGGGCGGT
Protein-coding sequences here:
- a CDS encoding ABC transporter ATP-binding protein: MAEVTFKNVAKRYGAVSIIEGLNLDIQDHEFLVLVGPSGCGKSTALRMIAGLEEISGGTVSIGGRVVNELPPKERDVAMVFQNYALYPHMSVRENLEFGLKIRKTPRPEMDKLVNEAAEVLAITHLLDRKPKQLSGGQRQRVALGRAIVRKPAVFLFDEPLSNLDAKLRVAMRAEIKKLQQRLRVTSVYVTHDQIEAMTMGHRIAVMKDGKLQQLGTPLEVYERPANVFVAQFIGTPPMNFLDATLDAQATTLVGEGFSLPVPQSLRPVTAGKGNLKVKVGIRPDNLLAPGLTTRGETAPLQTKVEIVEPLGNEIIVHSSQGTNALVYRLPPTQTPEPGNTLAVGVELDALHLFDAQTEQRLTA
- a CDS encoding extracellular solute-binding protein encodes the protein MKTLRLLTAAVCLCVLGLLPLSASAAELVLWHSYRAEEKAAMDKLVAQYNAANAAKGVKVTALAVPYDAFADKITATVPRGKGPDLFIFAQDRLGGWIEAGNTIEPIDFFVDDALKKRFIPTTLDAMTYRGTVYGLPLNYKVTTLIYNKKLVPTPPKTSGEMVQIAKKITDKGAGKFGLAYAYGDFYYHAAVMNGFGGGVFDAKFTPTMNSPQNVKSIELLLKWIDKDGILPAEPSTALVTSLFNEGKTGMVISGPWFLGEIAKGISYGLAPLPTLDEAGGKPMRPWMTVEGVYVTAPSQNKEAAFDFAKFLTDDASAKVLALEGRQSPGNAQVYTDAEVAKDPLLKAFRDQVDTAVPMPNAPEMSMVWSPATSAMNSMLKKTATPKAGLDTAQKAIAKDIAGLRKK